From the genome of Chelonia mydas isolate rCheMyd1 chromosome 2, rCheMyd1.pri.v2, whole genome shotgun sequence, one region includes:
- the LOC102938718 gene encoding late histone H2B.L4 codes for MSGEVSRMSAEAGKKRGRAPASGDKKSKRKVKRRETYSVYIYKVLKQVHPDTGISSKAMSIMNSFVNDVFERIATEASRLAQYNKRSTITSREVQTAVRLLLPGELAKHAVSEGTKAVTKYTSSK; via the exons ATGTCTGGAGAGGTATCAAGAATGAGTGCAGAAGCTGGGAAGAAGCGAGGCCGAGCCCCTGCCTCTGGGGACAAGAAATCTAAGAGGAAGGTGAAGAGGAGGGAGACCTACTCAGTCTATATCTACAAAGTGCTGAAACAG GTTCACCCTGACACGGGCATCTCCTCGAAGGCCATGAGCATCATGAACTCCTTCGTGAACGACGTCTTCGAGCGCATCGCCACGGAGGCCTCCCGCCTCGCGCAATACAACAAGCGCTCCACCATCACCAGTCGCGAGGTGCAAACTGCCGTCCGCTTGCTGCTGCCGGGGGAGCTGGCCAAGCATGCCGTGTCCGAGGGCACCAAAGCGGTCACCAAGTACACCAGCAGCAAGTGA